In Bos taurus isolate L1 Dominette 01449 registration number 42190680 breed Hereford chromosome 17, ARS-UCD2.0, whole genome shotgun sequence, the genomic window CAGCTCCAAGGGCGCAGTGACCCCAACTGTCCAGTGTCTGGGACCCCATGGCATGGGAGTGCTAGGGACTCAGCTCGGAAGACCGGCTGCCAGGCCACCTGGGTTCTCGTCCCAACCCCTCCAGCCCCTAGAGCTTCGGGTGAATCCGGTGCAGAGCTGGCAGGATGATCCACTGCGATCTAGCTGGTCACGTAGGTCATCAGTTCTGAGTGCTGGGCCTCGTGATGCCCTGTCGACCGCCCCACAGGCAGGTGACGAACCAGGAAACAGATAACAAGCGGCAGCAGCTTGCCTGGTTCACAGTCAGTGGGGAGTACCCATCCCCCAGCAGTGGGAAAGAACATCCTCGCTGAATTCCTGGCCCTCAAACCCAGGACCTGGCCATGCCTTTGGGCGAGTCACTGTCTCTCGGGCCCTCCAAAAACGGGTAGCCTTGGAAGAGCTTCACTTCCTTACCTATTTGCTAAATCTTCAGTGAGTTCcagttcccccacccccaccccagctctcaAATTCTGCAAGGCTGCGGTCATCTCCCACAGGCAGGGGGCTACGGAGCAGGGGCAAGGCCTCAGGAGAAGGAAGGTGTGGGGGCCCGGAGCACTGACCCCGCCCACTTCCCCGTGCCTGTGGGGCCACCGGCCCAAGGCACGGTGCGTCTGCCCTCGGAACTGCTGTCCCGTTGGGCACGAGAGGCCGACCTGCTGGGGTGCGGTGCCAGGTGTGCGTCCCCACAGGCTCTGGCAACGTCACGGACGACATGGAGAGGCAGGTGCAGGCCAACGACATCCGCATCCGGGTCCTGCAGGAGGAGAACGGGCGGCTGCGGTCCATGCTGTCCAAGATCCGGGAGGTGGCCCAGCAGGGGGGCCTCAAGGTGGGCAGCGTGGCTCCCCCGCCCGAGAGGGGCCGGCCCTGGGGACTCGGAAGGCCTTGGGCTTCCCCGGGGAACCCGCCGCCCCGCCCGAGAGGGGCCGGCCCTGGGGACTCGGAaggtcttgggcttccccgggGAACCCGCCGCCAGCCCTGCTCCCAGCACCTGGGGCCCTCCCGGCAGGTGGCTTTAGCTGTGCCTGCTGTGAAGCCTCCCACGATTCAGCCAAGCATGAGGGTGTCTATGTGTCCTCCCGCTCCAAGCCCCCTCCAGCCCTTTGAGCCTTTATTTCAAGTGCACCAGGAGCCTCATCCAAAAGCAAACCTTCCCATGCTTAAGAGCTGACAGGCCCCAGGAGGCTCCCAAACCTGCCCCTCAGAGGAAGGCGTGGGCCACAGGTGCaagccaccccccaccctccgTGGCACCCTCTCTGGTGGGTGCAGAGTGGGCCTGGGTCTTGCTGAGCTCGGTTTTCTTTGCAGCTGATCCCGGAGGACCAGCTCTGGGCCCTTCGCAGCAAGGGAATCCAGGGAGCAGAGCCCCCACTGCAGACAGCAAGGACGTCCCCGGGGTGAGTGAGGCTTTGTCAGAGGCCGGGCGCATGGCAGGTGGCGGGCGTGGGGGGAGCCCGCTCACTCACGGGGGATCTTGCCGTCTGGTCTTCCCTCAGGGCCCCGGGCAGGCGGCACCTGCCGGGCAGCAGGCCAGCCAGTGCAGGCAGGACCCTGCCgggccagccccaggcatccCCGCCCCTGCGGCCCCACAGACGGCCCGGCGAGTCCTCCCCAGAGGACGCAACCTACCTGACCAACTGCGCCCAGAGCCCCATCCGCGCCTTGGCCAGGCTGAGGAGGAGACTGTCACCAAGCAGTGGCCGGGCTAGCCCTGCACACCAGCCCCAGGAGCGGCCCACGTAACCTGCCAGTTGGGGGGCAGGCTGCAGGGCAGGCGGCTGGCAACCCACCAGGTGTAATAAAGCCCAGGCCACCTGCCCACGGTAACCTTGGCCTTACTGCCTTCCTCTCTGTTCCTGAGTCCCCAGCCCTGTGGGTCACTGGCTGGCAGAGGCCTGGCACACCGCATGCCCTCTGTGGACAGGAACCTCCCGCCTTCCTCCTGACGGGCAACAGGGGACAAGGACACGCTGAGGGCACAAGGAAGCTTCTAGCACCTGGGCTACCTGAAAGGCAGTCTTTTGATTCCCCCACTGCCGCCAGAGCAAAGGCTAAGTGATAATGTAGACACACGGGCCCCCACCAACGAAGAGCAGGGTCAGAGTCATGGGTGTGCGGGCGAAGGGGGATGGCCCGCTGAGGACCCCGAGGCAAGGAAGGGGTCAGAGGCAGGCGGGGCCACCCAGCTATGCACCCGGGGGTGGGGACACTAAGAACCCCAGAGTCAGCCTTCCTTTCACTGAGGAATGCCTCACCTTCAGGACACACGAGTGACAAAGGCTTTCTCTAAATCCAGGAGGTTGGTTCCCCATGAAGCCACTGGAGGCAGGGCAAGGCTTTACCTAGCCAGAGAGGGGACACCCCCGCCAGACTGGCTGTCCCAGGCCTGTCCCGTGGGGCCCAGCACCGAGGCGTCCAGGCTCGCCAGCCCTCAGTCGTCCGGTTTTCCTCATGAAGCCTCTGGCCTGTCCTGAGCCCCCTTACCTGTGAAGGACAGGCGCTAAGACCTTGCTGAGGACTTCTAGGGGTGTGAAGGGGTGCTCTTGGCTTTCTGGGAGTTTTCCCTGGTCAGGATGCCAACAGATAGAGCACCTCAGTTTACAGGGAAAGGTCAAGAGAGGGCATGTGTGGTTGGGGTGAACCCAAGTCCTGCTTCTGTGGAGCCTGGGGGGCTCGCTGAACTAGGCCCTTCACAGGGCGGCTCCCTGAAGCAGGGGCCTGAGAGCCAGGGGTGAACCTGTCAACCCGGCTCCGCTCTGCACCCATTCAGCGGTTCACAGGTCCGTAGGTCAGATGTCCAGGCCCTGCATGGCTGGGTTCTCTGCTCGGGGCCTGAGAATCAGGCCGAAATGAAAACATCTGCCAGGCTGCATTCCTTTTGCAAGGGACTGGGGCAGATTCCAGGCTCCTTCTGACTGCTGGCCACATTCCAGCTCCTGCAGCTGCCAAATGGAGGTCCATTTCCTCGCTGGCCGCCACCAGGCCCGCTTTTGGCTCCAAGAGGCCGTCCAACTTCTCGCTACGTGGCTCCTCCATCTTCGAGTCAGCAACAGAGAATATCTCAGGCTCCAATCCCCTCTACGTTTCAAATTCCTGACTTCCTCTTCCTCCACCAGCTGGAGGAAACGCTCTGCTTTTAATGGGCTCACCTGGTTAGGTCAGGCCTCCCTGGACACCTTCCCACACGTTAAGGTCAGCCGTGCCACACCACACAACCTAATCACGGGAGTAGACCCCATCAGAGTCCCAGTTCCAGGGTCACACACGGTGTGTTCATGGGGGCTGGGGGCATCCTAggggctgttttattttttggctgcactgggtcttccttgctgcgtgtgggctttctccagttgtggcgagcgggggcgaCTCCAGTTGCAACgcaagggcttctcactgtggtggcttctcttgttgcagagcgtggtcTCTAGGGTGCGCCACCTTAGTCatccccgaggcatgtggaatcttcccggaccagggattgaacctgtgtcccctgcactggcaggcaggttttaaCCACTgggttaccagggaagtccccttcggAGGCATTTTAGAGTCCTCCACCTCCTACAGGCAGTAGACACCCAAGGTGACTTGTTTATCTTAAAACATCCACAAGTTTTACatcttatattaaaatatatccatgtttattttaatattaaacctCTTTGACccccaattatttttttaataaaaacagatgACCCTGGAAAATGTACCACATTTACCCTGTGGCTTCAAGTATCCTGGTCAGCAACCTGTAGCCCCACGGAGAAGCACAGGGCTAGATGGTTTCTAAGGCCTCTGGTCCCAGCCAGGCCCCAGATGCAAGCCCAGCCGGACAGGCCATGGGACCCACGGCCCCCAGGGCCCAAAGGCCGAATGCCAGCAGACAGCGGGGGCCTCTAGGTTCAACATCATAGCCTTGACCAAGGTGTGTCCACAAGATGGTCAGGCTAGGGTGCCTCCAAGGCCAGATGGCGcctcccccaacccaccccccaaTAAATACGCACAGAACCTAGCCTCTACAGCCTCAGCCCTCGAGGATGCCCTGCCAGCCAGGCCAGGGAGCTCCCAGAGCTCTGGGAACAGGGGCACTACCCACACCCTCTTCCCCAGACGCCTGGCAGGGGTCCTGGGAACTGCCTGGGAGGAGGCAGACAGAGACACCCCAGGATGGCAGACAAGGCCCCCAAAGCCGCCTCTCTTCCTGCCAGGTCCGCGCCGTGCATCCTCGGGCTGGGGACGGTGGTCCCTCCCTCCTGGTGTGGATGTGGGTGGGGGATGCCTTGCCCCTGAGCAGGGGGGGCcccatccctccccccaccccagggctttCTGTTCTGCCCCCGGCTGTTGTCCTGTTCCAGGCGCCCAGGGCGCAGGCAGGCGGGGTCCCTTCCCCCCCGTGCAGAGACCCCGCCGGGGCAGCTAATCATCGGAGTAGCGGTTCCCtgcaggagaggaagagaaacGACAGGGAGCGAGGCGTCAGGTGGGAACCAGGTGGAGCCGGCCAAGAGCCCCCACCCTCGGTGCTCACCCAGGACGTTGAATTTGCACAGCGGGCAGGTCTGCTGGAGCATCAGCCAGGGGTCCACGCAGTCTCGGTGGAACTCATGCTTACAGGGCAGCACCCGGAGCCACTGCGGGGGTCGGGGGGGCGTGAGCTCAGGCCACAGGGAAGGCCTCCGGTGGGGATGCCAGGCCCCGTGCCCTCACCTGAGCTGGGAACCGAAACCCCTGTGGCCCGCCacacctcccaccctccccctgccACAACCTGTTCTGTTTCTCAGATCTCTGGTGGGGCGGGAAGAAGGCCGGTGGGGGCTCTTCCCAGGTGTGTCGGGAGCAGGGCAGGCATCATAGCCCCGGCTGCCCTCTGCCCAGGGCACTAACCTGCTTGTTACAGAAGTAGTCCAGACACACAGCGCAGGTCTCAGCACCAGGCTCCGGGGGGCTCTGCGCTGCCCGGCCCAGCCGGCACCTCCGGGTCTTGAGGGATGCCAGCCTCTGCACCACCCGGCGCTTGAGTAGCTCCACCTTGCGGGGGGCGGGGAAAGGCAGCACAGTTCCCAGCACTGGGGACACGGGCCCCCCGCCCACGGGCCCCCCAAGGGCTGGCTCCCACCTGGCCTCCAGGCTCCCGCCGGCTCTGCCGGGATGCCTGCCGCTGAGCCTGCACCACGAGGCCCGTGCCCAGGAGCATGGCCACCAGCAGGATGGCATTCCACAGCTGCTGCAGCGGCTTCTGGGGAGGGAGCCGGGCGTCAGGGCCCCTGgggccaccccaccccacctcatccCCCAGTAAATCCACCCTGAGGACAGGCAGGTGAGGTCCACAGGCGTCATGACCCTGGAGGCTCCTGGCTTCATCTTCTGAAGCCTCTGTCCTTCCCGGCTTTCACAGGAGAAACTGTGAAACCCAGGTAAGGAGTCCGAAGGGGAGTCAAGGCTTCCAAGAGGCAAATGGACGTGACAACAGCAGCAGCTAAcgctgactgtgtgtgacccggGTCAGGCACCCACACAAAGCACCCACCCGGCCCCCGAACCCTCAGAGcagccctgggaggtgcaagAGGTGGTCTCCCTACCCGGGGAGGAGGGGGCCACAGGACTTGAGACAAGGCATGTGTGTACCCGGCCCCCCAAGTACCCACCTGCTCCTGGGCCCGACTGCCTCCCAGGCACACCAAGTCCTGCCATCCTCCGTAGCCATCCTTAGAGAGGCCACAGGTGGTCCACAGAGTTAGCTTCCACTCGATGTTGGCCGACAGGGACTCTCCGCTGGTGATCTCAGCTGTGGCCTGGGTCCTCCTGGGAGGGGAAGCCAGAGGCGCCAGACGGAAGGGCTCTTGGGAGGAGAGGCTCAGGCCCACCTGCCCCAGCCTTCTGGGAAGAGGATCCCCTGAGTATCACCCCATAAtagcccttctgctttggccccCAGGCCTGTCACAGCCACTGGTTTCTCCAGGTCTCATAACAGGCGGCCAAGGAGGCCCATAAGCACAGGAAGGATCCCATGAAGAGCTGGCTTCCTCCATGTAGAGACCAATCCCCTCTGCGGAGAAAGTAGCTTCCTCGCTCCACACCCTGGCACCTCCTTCCAGTCTCTTCACCCATTCCTCAGGCCAAGAGACTACAGgctcaggtgaacagggaagggccCGGTCCTAAGACCGCTGAGCTCACGGCAAAGCCAGGGAGCCTAGCGCCCAAGCCCCGTCCTTTGGAGCCCACGCCCCAACTCACTGCAGCAGCGCCTCCAACAGCTTGGTGACGTTGGAGGAATAATGCAGGACGATCACTGGCCTGAGCAGAAGCTGGGAAATGTCCAGCTAGAGGCGGGACAGGGAGGTCAGGCGGCCTGGGTCACCATCCCCTccaaccccgccccccccccagcCTGACTCGATTTACCTCTCGGACCACATTGTGGTTTAGGACGAGGAGCAGCAGGGCTGAGGCTCCCAGAAAGAGCGCCCTCCGCATCTGCAGGGCAGAGCCAGAGGTCAGCACACAGCCTGCCCACACGCCCGCCCCACCACCAGCAGCCACAGTTGTTCTCGGCTCCTGGTGAGCACTTCCCCTGGACAGACTAGCAGTAAGCAACTCGAGGTCAAGGACAGAAACCCTTatttctcccacccccacctccagaagCGCTGTGGGACCCAAACAGCACTGTGCCTTCCCTGCTCCAAGCAGAGTAAGCCTACCTACCCATCGGCTCCCCCGCAAAAACTTCCCATTGGATACTCTCAGAGCCTGGTCAAGCTTCTGGACTCTCTCTGGTCTCCTGCCACCTCCCTGCTGCCAAACACCGTGACCCGAGTCTACACCTGGGGGTCCCTTGTCCCACGCAGGCCCAGGGCTTCTCTGGAAGGTCCTTAGAGGCCCATCGGGTCGTCTGGCCCTAGCAATTGCCTTGAAAacccttcctccagcccctctTCCACATACCACCACCCCCGCCACTTCCCCTGCCCACCCCGCACCTGCTGAACCAGAGCCTTGGGATAGGCCTGTGGGCCGGCGCCCTGACTCTCCTGGTGAATCTGGGCCTCCTGCTCTTTGCCCACGTATGCCACTGCAATCCAGCCTTCTACGGGCGCGTCCTGCTCAGCATCCACGATGTCCATCTGTGGGGCGAGGGGCCGTGGGtagagggagggcagggaggaaggggatCGGACGCAGAGCGGAGGCAAGGCCAGGGTTCGGGAACGAGTTTGCAGGAGAAAGCACCCGATCTCAGGTTCTGGAAACGGGAGGGCTGGGAGCCTGGGCAGCCTGGGGGAAGGGGCGCTGGGCTGCCAGGGCTTGGTCCAGGATGAAGACCGGATGTGGGTGCAGGGTCTACGGCGGCTCAGCGGCGCTCACCAGCAGCAAGCGGCCGCCCAGCGGGGGCGCCGGGTCGGCCTCGGGGCCGATCCTCACCCCCTGCAGCACCAGCGCGTCCTGCCGCGGCAGCCTCACGTCCACCCGCACGGCgcgggccccgccccgccccgccccggccgcgGGCTCGCCGCCGTCCGCCGCGGCCCCCGGCCCCGCCAGGCCCAGCCAGAGCGGCAGtaagggcagcagcagcagcagtggcgacggcggcggcggaggaggaggcggcggcggcggcggcgacctCAGCGCGGGGCGAGCGGCGGGGCCCATGGCGGGACCCGGGGAACAGACGACGCAGGGGCGCcggagggtggggggtggtcccgggcgtgggggggaggggggagcggCGGGAGCGAGGGCGCAGCCGGACAGGGCGGGGCTCTGAGGGGCGGGGGCGTGACTGCAGCCGGACGGGGCGGGGCGctgaggggcgggggcggggctgcaGCCGGACGGGGCGGGGCGCCGGGAGGCAGGGCGGGCCCTCGGCGCCGCCAACACCCAGGCTGGACCTCGCGCGCCCCCTGGTGGCCGCGGAGAACGCGGAGCGACGGCAGCCACGCGGAGGTGGGAAGTCAGAGAGGCTGTGCTCGCAGTTTTCCTTTGTACGATGGCAGAGACCAGAGGAAAGGACACCGACAGAAACAGGTGAAAAATAGTTGGTGACTCGGGGAGGCCGAGGCACGCCGAGGGGCCCAGAAGGTTATCAGCAAGGAACTTCTGGGGGTCTGGACACTGATCCTTGCTCTTGAGCGGCCTGGCCTGAGGGTCACAAGGTCGGCCTGGTTCTCCGGTTCTCTACCAGACTGAACTCCAGGAGACGGACCAAAGACTGGTCTGGCAGGAGGGTGGGTGATGGGGAGGGGGTGATTGAGACAAGAGTCCTGGAGGGGCAGAGAGAGGTGCCAGGCGTTCCCGCCCCAGGGGCCCAGAGCCTCAGAGGGGCCCTGAGGCTGGGTCTTCAGGACAGTCACTTTCCTGGGCTTTGAAACGGGCAGGTTGAAGACCAGCACCGTCAAACCCCTGACAAGTTATCTCTTGATGCCCGCAGCAATCTGAAGATTATGCGAGTGGTCCCCAACGTGTCCTTTACTCccaggggttgctgctgctgggAGCTGGCTCAGTCTGAAAACTGAGCCTTTAGAAAAACTGCATCGTGATAAAAGAACAGAGCTCTAAGGAGGCGTACATTCTTTTCCCCAGTATTTTATTATGGAAGATTTCAAGCAtgcagaaaaatggaaagaagattgcAGGGGACACCTGTGTAACCACCAACATTGAACCACCAAGATGCTCCTGAAGAATTAGTTGGAGATTTtgatatctggcaaaactaatacaacattgtaaa contains:
- the RNF215 gene encoding RING finger protein 215, whose translation is MGPAARPALRSPPPPPPPPPPPPSPLLLLLPLLPLWLGLAGPGAAADGGEPAAGAGRGGARAVRVDVRLPRQDALVLQGVRIGPEADPAPPLGGRLLLMDIVDAEQDAPVEGWIAVAYVGKEQEAQIHQESQGAGPQAYPKALVQQMRRALFLGASALLLLVLNHNVVRELDISQLLLRPVIVLHYSSNVTKLLEALLQRTQATAEITSGESLSANIEWKLTLWTTCGLSKDGYGGWQDLVCLGGSRAQEQKPLQQLWNAILLVAMLLGTGLVVQAQRQASRQSRREPGGQVELLKRRVVQRLASLKTRRCRLGRAAQSPPEPGAETCAVCLDYFCNKQWLRVLPCKHEFHRDCVDPWLMLQQTCPLCKFNVLGNRYSDD